Genomic DNA from Candidatus Nitronereus thalassa:
TTTACCAAGCCGGTAGCTGGCGATATCGTTCCGGGAATACCAACTCCCACGGTCGCGGTGACGCCAAAATCTCGTTCCAATTCCTCGACCAGTTCATCAATCAAGACAAGGGTCGCCTCGTAGTTTCCCTGCGGTGAATCCCTTCGGCGCCGCGCGAGTTCCTCTCCCGTTGAATCCAAGAGAATGGCTTCGATTTTTGTCCCTCCGACATCGACTCCGATACGCATGGGATCTTCACAAGAGGGTTACTGTGCCGTGAGAGTAAGATTGGTGCGAATCGATTGGCCTTCCGCTTCAGAGGTCAGATTGGGCTCAACCAGAAAAATACGTTCTTCCGGAATATTTTCTTGCTCCACCAAGTGATCCCGAATACTTTTCGCGCGGTCTTGCCCGAGAAGCCGCAATTCATCATCCGAAACTTGGATGGTTTTGAGCAATCGCAACCGCATCTTCTCCGTGGTAGGCATATTTTCGTTGAAACCTGGCTTGGGAGTAGTACCTGGCCCACTTCCTTTTAAGGATTCCTCCGAAACACCGGGAGCATTCTTTGTGGACGCATTATCCGTCACTGACTCCTTGCCCAGTTCTTCACCAAACTTCTCCATATACAGCTTCTTGAGCAATCGCTCTTGATCCAACGAAGAAAGTGCCACTTCCGTTGCCGACGGCAATTCGCCCTTGGCCGATGTAGCCAATTCCTGTTGTCGAAGTTGTATGATTTGGTCTTCAAGTTTTGCTGCAGAAAGAGCTGGACCATCTAGGGTCGGTTCCACACTGCTAGTAATTTCCAGTCGCAACCCTGGACGCTCCGAAAGAGCCATGGCCAACGTTGAAAGTTTTTCATTTTCCCGTTCAGTCAAAATCGCCTGCCCAGGAGAAAATTGAACAAAGGATAAATCCTCGCCGCTCCCTCCTAACAAACCGCCAACTAGGGAAAACGGAGAAGTCGCGGCTTTGGTGATAAGATTGACTAAGGTTTGCAGTACCAATTGACCGTAACTGAACTCTGGATCATTTAAGTCACCACGTACGGGCAAATCAATATCAATGCGCCCGTCACGATCCTTGAGTAATGCCACCGCCAAAGGAACCGGCAATGAAGGTGCATCGGGACTACCCGTCGCCTCTCCCAAGGCCAATTGTTCGACTTGTACCTTATTCTCACCAATCAAGACGTTTTCTGACAGACTATAATCCAAATCTAAGGATAATTTTCCCTTATCAATAGGATACCCAATATATTTCCCGGCATAGGGAGACACCGTGGTGAGATCCAGATTTTGAAATAGCACTTTGACGTCCGTGTACAGATCTTCTTGTAAAGGATTGACTTGCCCTTGAATCTTCAGTGAAGCGACGTCATCGACTCGTCCTTCTAGCGACACGTTAGCTTTCGATAATTCCTGAGAAGAAAGTCCCTGAATTGTTCCCGTCAGGCTTTGGATCCCCGTCACAACCTGAGGATCAATTGCCTGATCCATAAAATCCACACCAGCATTTTGAATTCGGACGGTATTGATCGTAATCAACGGCGAAGGCGTCGCCGCCTTATTCTCAGAAGTTAAGGATTTTCCGTCCATTGTCTTCCCCTCTTCCTTAGATGACCCAGCTGCGGGCTCCACCGGAGAGAACAATCGCTCCACATTCAGCGTACCTTCAGAATTCTTCACCACTTTGGCATAGGGAAGGGTCACCATTACTTCTTCCAATGATACACGGGGAGGCTGGGATTCCACGGCCATACCTTGGAACGCAAGTTGTTCCCATTTCAAAAATTCTTCCGACGCCACAGGATCAACAAGAGCCACATCACCAATGGTGATATCCCCTGAAAAACTCACATTTGCGTCTTGTCCCGATTGGGACGTAAAGGTCGTACGTCCCTTCAACCCGAGCGATCCACGCACCAATTGAAATTGGCCATACGGCTCCAAATAAGGTTGAAAAGGCGCAAACGATACTCCAGACAGTGCAAGCGTCAAATCCCCTCTAGGCGGATCCGGCGTCACTTGTCCGCTGACGGACAATTTCCCGGACTGGTTGAAGGTAAGGCCCAATTCTAGAGCAATCGGTTTCTGTAAATCCGTAGTCACATTTTGCGCCTGTAGACTCAACCCTTTGATATTGAGAGGCACCCGCTTTGACGGTTGCCGATCCTCAAATCGTACGGCGTATTCCTCCAGAGAAATAGTTTTAATCGTGGCTGACCACGGCGGGCCTTCCGAATCAACATTCTGGGGAGAACTGGTTTCCACTTCTTCGGGAACTTCAGAATTCTCTTGGCTCGCAAATAAATTTTGGAAATTCACGGTCCCATCCGGGTTGATCCACCCTTGGACATCGGCGCCACGGGATTGAATCGAATCGATAAACACCTGCCGTGCCCCGACATCGGCCTCAATTCCCCTAATGGAAAACGAAGGCACCACGATGAGCTCATCAGTATGTCCTTTTTGACGAAGAGCAAAATTTCGCAAGGTCATCGTGCCCTTATTCAACACCACTCCCACTGGATCTTGGGCCATATCCACATCATAGATCACTTGCAAGTCTAGGAGCCCTTGAGAAATTTCAAAACGAAATTGGTCTTCAACATATTCCCAAAGGGATCCCGCTCTCAGACTGGAGATTTCCACCTGACCTTGGGAGCGAAGAGGATCCATGGACACATTACCCTGCCATTGCACACGTTCTCCCTCGCTCAACTCAGCCGCCAGAAAGTAGGAATTTTGATTCCCGGGACGCGTACTAAAATTTCTCAAGGTCACTTGAAGCGGTACGATGTCAGCAATAAATGTGGGAGATTTTGATTCATCACGAAACTCCAGAGCCCCTTGTTCGATGGACAAGAGGCCAATGTCTACCAAGAATGGCTTCTCGTCTGCGGAAAGACTGGTTGATGACTCCTGCTCTGGAGCCGAGGGCTCACCGGAAATTCCCCCGACCTCCGCAAGATTCAGCCGTCCATCTTTCAGGATTTTCACCAACCCAAAAGGGAGGCTCAGGCGAATGATATCAAATCGATAGGCATCAGAAAGGAGGGAAGTGGCCTCGAAGTTCACAAACAATTGTTCAAAACCCACGAGAGGCGAGCCATCGGTATCACGAATTTCAAATCCTTCGAGCTTGAGATTGAAGGCAAAGGGATCAAAACTCATATCCCGCAACATCACAGGACGTTCAAGAATCTTTGAAACCTCCGGAACTCCATATTTCTTTACTGCCCAGGGCACACCAAGAAATCCTATCGCGGCATAGAGCCCCACCAGCCCGAGAGCAATAAGCACCAGGATTCTGAGAATTTTAAAGATCCGCATCGCGCTCTGTTATAGCAGGTTTACGCTGTCTCTGGAAATCATGGCCGAGGAGAATGGGCAGAGGAATATTTGGGGGAACTAAAAAGAAAAATACACCATCATCTGACAACCAGCTTGGCAACAGTCCAGATCGTTGAACGGGGAAGACTGAATGGAAATCTCAATCAAAAATGACGGTCTTTTTGCCATATACTAACACTCGATGCTCGATGTGATTCCGCACGGCCCTGGCCAGAACGAAGGTTTCCAGATCTCGTCCTTTCCTAACCAAATCATCGATCGTATCTCGATGGCCAATGCGCATGACGTCCTGCTCAATGATGGGGCCTTCATCAAGATCCTGTGTGGCATAATGCGCGGTCGCCCCAATGATTTTCACCCCCCGCTCATAGGCTTGGTGATAGGGCTTTGCGCCAATAAACGCCGGCAAAAAAGAATGATGAATATTGATGACGGGACATCCCACGGTATCTAAAAAGTTATTGCTCAAAATCTGCATATACCTGGCCATGACCACGACATCCACCTGA
This window encodes:
- a CDS encoding DUF748 domain-containing protein, coding for MRIFKILRILVLIALGLVGLYAAIGFLGVPWAVKKYGVPEVSKILERPVMLRDMSFDPFAFNLKLEGFEIRDTDGSPLVGFEQLFVNFEATSLLSDAYRFDIIRLSLPFGLVKILKDGRLNLAEVGGISGEPSAPEQESSTSLSADEKPFLVDIGLLSIEQGALEFRDESKSPTFIADIVPLQVTLRNFSTRPGNQNSYFLAAELSEGERVQWQGNVSMDPLRSQGQVEISSLRAGSLWEYVEDQFRFEISQGLLDLQVIYDVDMAQDPVGVVLNKGTMTLRNFALRQKGHTDELIVVPSFSIRGIEADVGARQVFIDSIQSRGADVQGWINPDGTVNFQNLFASQENSEVPEEVETSSPQNVDSEGPPWSATIKTISLEEYAVRFEDRQPSKRVPLNIKGLSLQAQNVTTDLQKPIALELGLTFNQSGKLSVSGQVTPDPPRGDLTLALSGVSFAPFQPYLEPYGQFQLVRGSLGLKGRTTFTSQSGQDANVSFSGDITIGDVALVDPVASEEFLKWEQLAFQGMAVESQPPRVSLEEVMVTLPYAKVVKNSEGTLNVERLFSPVEPAAGSSKEEGKTMDGKSLTSENKAATPSPLITINTVRIQNAGVDFMDQAIDPQVVTGIQSLTGTIQGLSSQELSKANVSLEGRVDDVASLKIQGQVNPLQEDLYTDVKVLFQNLDLTTVSPYAGKYIGYPIDKGKLSLDLDYSLSENVLIGENKVQVEQLALGEATGSPDAPSLPVPLAVALLKDRDGRIDIDLPVRGDLNDPEFSYGQLVLQTLVNLITKAATSPFSLVGGLLGGSGEDLSFVQFSPGQAILTERENEKLSTLAMALSERPGLRLEITSSVEPTLDGPALSAAKLEDQIIQLRQQELATSAKGELPSATEVALSSLDQERLLKKLYMEKFGEELGKESVTDNASTKNAPGVSEESLKGSGPGTTPKPGFNENMPTTEKMRLRLLKTIQVSDDELRLLGQDRAKSIRDHLVEQENIPEERIFLVEPNLTSEAEGQSIRTNLTLTAQ